The following proteins come from a genomic window of Lycium ferocissimum isolate CSIRO_LF1 chromosome 4, AGI_CSIRO_Lferr_CH_V1, whole genome shotgun sequence:
- the LOC132052205 gene encoding protein indeterminate-domain 11-like isoform X1 has translation MSSLTSASGEAASLSSCNMNNDTTGASFYPLQRLITPQNQNPPQQIRKKRNQPGNPDPEAEVIALSPKTLVATNRFFCEICNKGFQRDQNLQLHRRGHNLPWKLKKRENNNEVVRKKVYVCPESNCVHHDPSRALGDLTGIKKHFSRKHGEKKWKCEKCSKRYAVQSDCKAHSKTCGTKEYKCECGTLFSRRDSFITHRAFCDTLAVESARAITGNPTMFPSQMNLQFQQPQYFSNHDQLPPATFSMKKEQPSDNFRHIEIPPWLMTNCQPFAGAGPGPPPPHNFSSSSIFQTTKLDQEYSQSHKDFNLHQNPNPNLGAGPTSTATPYNSTGESAVFSHISATALLQKAGQLGATISNKASAVSANTGPDMLMRQIPHNSHVSVATTKQTDQNLSSREELTTTGPANISGGTGMMTTSFSNFANATTGFEGSTFEDAILFGGFNNLNSKKDDDQYFNRTINEDMTKDFLGLRPLSHNDDIFNIAGLVSTTTPSEHDQFKNHKTWQS, from the exons ATGTCCAGTTTAACTAGTGCATCTGGTGAAGCTGCAAGTTTATCTTCTTGCaacatgaataatgatactacTGGAGCCAGCTTCTATCCACTTCAGCGCTTAATTACACCCCAAAATCAAAATCCACCACAACAAATCAGGAAAAAGAGAAACCAACCAGGCAACCCAG atccagAAGCAGAAGTGATAGCTTTATCACCCAAGACACTAGTTGCAACCAACAGATTCTTTTGTGAAATCTGTAACAAAGGGTTTCAAAGAGACCAAAATCTACAACTCCACAGAAGAGGGCATAATTTGCCAtggaagctgaagaagagagaaaataataatgaagTTGTGAGAAAGAAGGTGTATGTTTGTCCAGAGTCAAACTGTGTGCACCATGACCCATCTAGGGCATTAGGGGACCTTACTGGAATTAAAAAGCATTTTAGCAGGAAGCATGGTGAGAAGAAGTGGAAGTGTGAGAAATGCTCTAAGCGTTATGCAGTTCAATCTGATTGCAAAGCTCACTCCAAGACCTGTGGCACTAAAGAATACAAATGTGAATGCGGTACCCTTTTCTCAAG ACGAGATAGTTTCATCACACACAGAGCTTTCTGCGATACTTTAGCTGTAGAGAGCGCAAGAGCAATAACTGGAAATCCAACAATGTTCCCCTCTCAAATGAACCTCCAGTTCCAACAACCCCAGTACTTTAGCAACCATGACCAGCTTCCACCAGCTACATTTTCCATGAAAAAAGAGCAGCCAAGTGATAATTTCAGACATATTGAGATTCCTCCATGGCTAATGACTAATTGCCAACCATTTGCTGGAGCTGGTCCTGGCCCTCCACCACCCCATAACTTTAGCTCATCATCAATCTTCCAAACTACTAAGTTAGACCAAGAATACTCGCAGAGCCACAAAGATTTTAATCTTCATCAGAACCCAAACCCTAATCTTGGAG CAGGACCAACATCAACAGCAACACCCTACAATTCAACAGGAGAATCTGCGGTCTTCTCACACATTTCTGCAACTGCATTGTTGCAGAAGGCAGGTCAGTTGGGTGCTACAATTAGTAACAAAGCAAGTGCTGTCTCAGCAAACACAGGCCCAGACATGCTGATGAGACAAATACCCCACAATAGTCACGTGTCTGTTGCTACTACCAAACAAACTGATCAGAATCTGTCCTCACGTGAAGAGCTGACCACTACTGGGCCTGCAAATATAAGTGGTGGCACTGGCATGATGACAacttctttttctaattttgcTAATGCTACTACTGGGTTTGAAGGGTCAACGTTTGAAGATGCAATATTATTCGGCGGATTTAACAATTTGAATTCAAAGAAAGATGATGATCAGTACTTCAACAGAACAATCAATGAGGATATGACCAAGGATTTCTTGGGTTTAAGACCTCTCTCTCATAATGATGACATTTTCAACATTGCTGGTCTTGTTAGTACTACTACTCCTAGTGAACATGATCAattcaaaaatcataaaacttggcAAAGTTAG
- the LOC132052205 gene encoding protein indeterminate-domain 11-like isoform X2 has product MSSLTSASGEAASLSSCNMNNDTTGASFYPLQRLITPQNQNPPQQIRKKRNQPGNPDPEAEVIALSPKTLVATNRFFCEICNKGFQRDQNLQLHRRGHNLPWKLKKRENNNEVVRKKVYVCPESNCVHHDPSRALGDLTGIKKHFSRKHGEKKWKCEKCSKRYAVQSDCKAHSKTCGTKEYKCECGTLFSRRDSFITHRAFCDTLAVESARAITGNPTMFPSQMNLQFQQPQYFSNHDQLPPATFSMKKEQPSDNFRHIEIPPWLMTNCQPFAGAGPGPPPPHNFSSSSIFQTTKLDQEYSQSHKDFNLHQNPNPNLGGPTSTATPYNSTGESAVFSHISATALLQKAGQLGATISNKASAVSANTGPDMLMRQIPHNSHVSVATTKQTDQNLSSREELTTTGPANISGGTGMMTTSFSNFANATTGFEGSTFEDAILFGGFNNLNSKKDDDQYFNRTINEDMTKDFLGLRPLSHNDDIFNIAGLVSTTTPSEHDQFKNHKTWQS; this is encoded by the exons ATGTCCAGTTTAACTAGTGCATCTGGTGAAGCTGCAAGTTTATCTTCTTGCaacatgaataatgatactacTGGAGCCAGCTTCTATCCACTTCAGCGCTTAATTACACCCCAAAATCAAAATCCACCACAACAAATCAGGAAAAAGAGAAACCAACCAGGCAACCCAG atccagAAGCAGAAGTGATAGCTTTATCACCCAAGACACTAGTTGCAACCAACAGATTCTTTTGTGAAATCTGTAACAAAGGGTTTCAAAGAGACCAAAATCTACAACTCCACAGAAGAGGGCATAATTTGCCAtggaagctgaagaagagagaaaataataatgaagTTGTGAGAAAGAAGGTGTATGTTTGTCCAGAGTCAAACTGTGTGCACCATGACCCATCTAGGGCATTAGGGGACCTTACTGGAATTAAAAAGCATTTTAGCAGGAAGCATGGTGAGAAGAAGTGGAAGTGTGAGAAATGCTCTAAGCGTTATGCAGTTCAATCTGATTGCAAAGCTCACTCCAAGACCTGTGGCACTAAAGAATACAAATGTGAATGCGGTACCCTTTTCTCAAG ACGAGATAGTTTCATCACACACAGAGCTTTCTGCGATACTTTAGCTGTAGAGAGCGCAAGAGCAATAACTGGAAATCCAACAATGTTCCCCTCTCAAATGAACCTCCAGTTCCAACAACCCCAGTACTTTAGCAACCATGACCAGCTTCCACCAGCTACATTTTCCATGAAAAAAGAGCAGCCAAGTGATAATTTCAGACATATTGAGATTCCTCCATGGCTAATGACTAATTGCCAACCATTTGCTGGAGCTGGTCCTGGCCCTCCACCACCCCATAACTTTAGCTCATCATCAATCTTCCAAACTACTAAGTTAGACCAAGAATACTCGCAGAGCCACAAAGATTTTAATCTTCATCAGAACCCAAACCCTAATCTTGGAG GACCAACATCAACAGCAACACCCTACAATTCAACAGGAGAATCTGCGGTCTTCTCACACATTTCTGCAACTGCATTGTTGCAGAAGGCAGGTCAGTTGGGTGCTACAATTAGTAACAAAGCAAGTGCTGTCTCAGCAAACACAGGCCCAGACATGCTGATGAGACAAATACCCCACAATAGTCACGTGTCTGTTGCTACTACCAAACAAACTGATCAGAATCTGTCCTCACGTGAAGAGCTGACCACTACTGGGCCTGCAAATATAAGTGGTGGCACTGGCATGATGACAacttctttttctaattttgcTAATGCTACTACTGGGTTTGAAGGGTCAACGTTTGAAGATGCAATATTATTCGGCGGATTTAACAATTTGAATTCAAAGAAAGATGATGATCAGTACTTCAACAGAACAATCAATGAGGATATGACCAAGGATTTCTTGGGTTTAAGACCTCTCTCTCATAATGATGACATTTTCAACATTGCTGGTCTTGTTAGTACTACTACTCCTAGTGAACATGATCAattcaaaaatcataaaacttggcAAAGTTAG